A portion of the Candidatus Schekmanbacteria bacterium genome contains these proteins:
- the rpmF gene encoding 50S ribosomal protein L32 produces the protein MAVPSRKTSRSRRGKRRSHDALTVPQYTTCPQCQEPKLPHRVCRHCGFYKGKEVVKIEETAS, from the coding sequence ATGGCAGTTCCAAGCAGAAAAACTTCAAGGTCAAGAAGAGGTAAAAGAAGAAGCCACGATGCTTTGACAGTTCCTCAATATACTACGTGCCCCCAGTGTCAGGAACCAAAACTTCCTCACAGGGTATGCAGGCATTGCGGCTTCTATAAAGGCAAAGAAGTAGTAAAGATCGAAGAGACAGCTTCTTAA
- a CDS encoding DUF177 domain-containing protein, whose amino-acid sequence MSIANRLKIVLDNIPDEGLHIHEEMDAGCFEDIDVNLKTPVELDADVYMSGSIVVVTGSVVFSAELDCSRCLKRICSKITSPFKVEYKRYELRNESSDVELESEELEVDYLKEDFIDLQDLASQQIILSIPMKPLCSADCKGLCAVCGADRNENDCGCIEKKIDPRLSVLAELKKNIN is encoded by the coding sequence ATGAGCATCGCAAACAGGCTTAAGATTGTATTAGATAATATTCCTGACGAAGGACTTCACATCCATGAAGAGATGGACGCCGGATGTTTTGAGGATATAGATGTTAATCTCAAAACCCCGGTAGAACTGGATGCAGATGTTTACATGTCAGGGAGTATAGTCGTTGTCACGGGAAGCGTGGTTTTCTCCGCAGAACTTGACTGCAGCAGATGTTTGAAAAGGATCTGCTCAAAAATAACGTCTCCATTTAAAGTGGAGTATAAACGATATGAGCTACGGAATGAGTCATCGGACGTTGAGCTTGAGTCAGAGGAGCTTGAGGTGGACTATTTAAAAGAGGATTTTATAGATCTTCAGGATCTTGCTTCACAACAGATCATCCTTTCCATACCGATGAAGCCGCTCTGTTCCGCTGACTGCAAAGGACTCTGTGCGGTATGCGGTGCAGACAGGAATGAAAACGATTGCGGTTGTATTGAGAAAAAGATCGACCCCCGCCTTTCCGTGCTTGCAGAATTAAAAAAGAATATTAACTAA